Proteins from a genomic interval of Verrucomicrobiota bacterium:
- a CDS encoding addiction module protein: MELLWRSLSRSPDQTPSPERHREVLASRLAEIERGEAEFLTIEELKQHLREGPQ, encoded by the coding sequence ATGGAGCTTCTCTGGCGGTCGCTCTCACGATCCCCGGACCAGACTCCTTCGCCAGAGCGGCACCGCGAAGTTCTTGCTTCCCGTTTGGCAGAGATCGAAAGGGGTGAGGCTGAGTTTCTGACGATCGAAGAATTGAAGCAACATCTGCGTGAGGGCCCGCAGTGA
- a CDS encoding c-type cytochrome has translation MNRKASRQPSPISDFGVHLLAALIGFSFAACAFPAFAADPFAAGVRPTDPLTPEQQQKTFHVPPEFEIQLVAAEPDLRKPMNMAFDTLGRLWVTESREYPFAAPLGKPARDSIRIFSDFDATGRARKVTIFAEGLNIPIGLYPFYSPASGGKRGFTWKCIAWSIPNIWLFEDTDGDGKSDRREVLYGPFDHTRDTHGNQASFRRGFDGWLYATHGFNNDSHVKGRDGHEVHLNSGNTYRIRLDGSRIEQHTWGQVNPFGLAWDAFGNLYSSDCHSAPTYQLLAGGYYPSFGKPHDGLGFAPVLMEHSHGSTAIDGMLYYADDLWPAEFHGNIFVGNVMTSRINRDRLEFHGSTPQAVELDDFVKTDDPWFRPVDNQLGPDGAFYIADFYNRIIGHYEVPLMHPGRDRERGRIWRVVYRGPDGKARLRPLALPSELPGLIGELASSSLPRRMLAMNAIFDQFGKPAVAPLQRALARPKNAFQQVHLLWLLHRLEASKTGDLLDAARSADLLARVHAQRIAADIFDQDSRPHLGSDPETDIHHIAAAHEIATDGLEDRDALVQRCAAEAWRKFRLAGTTLVKNLLELRARVPAEDTHLLYVVRKSTRDQLNTDATFAKVLEEGWNDAEARALADVVVGVKSSRAGTFLLRNLSRLDQNRASLSAALQHAARYAPAAELEQIAPFVREKFAEDTDFQVALFASVEQGVTQNGAKLSETLRSWGTELCTGALQATPDTAWWNTPLEGAANPRNPWAFQERGCADGQGARLLSSHPLGEALTGTLRSRAFALPAQLSFYLAGHQGEPNRPPHQRNVVRLRASDTGAVLAEAYPPRNDTAQKTTWDLAAHAGKEAYLEVTDGDAADAWAWLAFGRFDPPVVTSPSVAPGDIARRQQTAAELAGRLRLPVLAQVEPMALRSDYDADARVAAARALAALDRETAARALPPALTNANQSLALREGIGLALVEADLPSARAAVVTALKSAPDRVQLKWALALAANAAGADALLQAVEAGHAPPVLLQNRALKDRLLAANPTASSRLEKLTQGFAPADLARDRLLAQRVRAYAPAAANATEGLRVFALNCASCHRVDGQGGLIGPQLDGIGNRGLERLVEDVLDTNRNVDRAFRSHILKLKDGEVVSGLPWREEGELLILADSAGKEVSVPKNNIESRRESETSLMPENFADVISPEDFNHLMAFLLSRRAEPKP, from the coding sequence ATGAACCGCAAAGCAAGCCGCCAGCCGTCGCCTATTTCAGATTTCGGAGTACACCTGTTGGCAGCGCTGATCGGCTTTTCATTCGCAGCTTGCGCATTCCCGGCTTTTGCCGCGGATCCCTTCGCCGCAGGGGTCCGGCCCACGGACCCGCTCACGCCGGAGCAGCAGCAGAAAACTTTTCATGTGCCGCCCGAATTCGAGATTCAACTCGTCGCTGCCGAGCCGGACCTGCGCAAGCCGATGAACATGGCGTTCGACACGTTGGGCCGGCTCTGGGTCACCGAATCGCGCGAATACCCTTTTGCCGCGCCGCTCGGCAAACCGGCTCGCGATTCAATCCGCATCTTCTCGGACTTCGATGCGACTGGCCGCGCCCGCAAGGTCACGATCTTCGCGGAGGGTCTGAACATTCCGATCGGCCTTTATCCCTTTTACAGTCCGGCGAGCGGCGGCAAGCGCGGCTTCACCTGGAAATGTATCGCCTGGAGCATTCCGAACATCTGGCTGTTTGAAGACACGGATGGCGACGGCAAATCGGACCGGCGCGAAGTCCTTTACGGCCCGTTCGACCACACGCGGGACACGCACGGCAACCAGGCGTCGTTTCGCCGCGGCTTCGATGGCTGGCTCTACGCCACGCACGGCTTCAACAACGACTCGCACGTCAAAGGCCGCGACGGCCACGAAGTGCATTTGAACTCCGGCAACACTTATCGCATCCGCCTCGACGGCTCGCGCATCGAACAGCACACCTGGGGCCAGGTGAATCCGTTCGGCCTGGCCTGGGATGCCTTCGGCAATCTTTACTCCAGCGATTGCCACAGCGCGCCCACCTACCAATTGCTCGCCGGCGGTTACTATCCCAGCTTCGGCAAGCCGCACGACGGCCTCGGTTTTGCGCCCGTGCTCATGGAGCACAGCCACGGCTCGACCGCGATCGATGGCATGCTCTATTACGCGGACGACCTCTGGCCGGCGGAGTTTCACGGCAATATTTTTGTTGGCAACGTCATGACCAGCCGGATCAACCGCGACCGCCTCGAATTCCACGGCTCCACTCCCCAGGCGGTTGAACTCGACGATTTCGTGAAGACGGACGATCCGTGGTTCCGCCCCGTGGATAATCAACTCGGTCCCGACGGCGCGTTTTACATCGCGGACTTTTACAACCGCATCATCGGGCATTACGAAGTGCCGCTGATGCATCCGGGCCGCGACCGCGAGCGCGGCCGCATCTGGCGCGTGGTTTACAGAGGCCCGGACGGAAAAGCGCGGCTGCGCCCGCTGGCTTTGCCGAGTGAACTCCCGGGGTTGATTGGTGAACTTGCCTCCTCGAGCCTCCCGCGGCGCATGCTCGCGATGAACGCTATCTTCGACCAATTCGGCAAGCCCGCCGTGGCCCCATTGCAGCGGGCTCTCGCGCGGCCGAAGAATGCATTTCAACAAGTCCATCTCCTCTGGCTGCTGCACCGCCTCGAAGCTTCAAAGACGGGGGATCTCCTCGACGCTGCACGATCGGCAGACCTTCTGGCGCGCGTTCACGCGCAACGCATCGCCGCGGACATCTTCGATCAGGATTCCCGGCCGCACCTTGGGAGCGATCCGGAGACAGACATTCATCACATCGCGGCCGCACACGAGATAGCCACCGACGGTCTCGAAGACCGCGACGCGCTGGTGCAGCGCTGCGCGGCGGAAGCCTGGAGGAAATTCCGGCTCGCCGGAACCACCCTTGTGAAGAACCTCCTGGAACTCCGCGCCCGCGTGCCGGCTGAGGACACGCATTTGCTTTACGTCGTCCGGAAATCAACCCGCGATCAGCTCAACACCGATGCGACCTTCGCCAAAGTTTTGGAGGAAGGGTGGAATGACGCCGAGGCGCGGGCGCTGGCCGACGTAGTGGTCGGCGTGAAATCGTCGCGTGCGGGAACCTTCCTTTTGCGGAACCTGAGTCGATTGGATCAAAACCGCGCCTCGCTTTCAGCCGCCCTGCAACATGCCGCGCGCTACGCGCCAGCTGCCGAACTGGAACAGATCGCGCCGTTCGTTCGCGAGAAGTTCGCCGAGGACACCGATTTCCAGGTCGCGCTGTTCGCGAGCGTCGAACAAGGCGTCACGCAAAACGGCGCGAAGCTGAGCGAAACGTTGCGGAGTTGGGGAACCGAACTTTGTACCGGCGCCCTGCAAGCCACGCCCGACACGGCCTGGTGGAACACGCCGTTGGAAGGCGCGGCCAATCCGCGCAATCCCTGGGCTTTTCAAGAGCGCGGCTGCGCCGATGGCCAAGGGGCGCGTTTGTTGTCCAGCCATCCGTTGGGCGAGGCGCTCACCGGGACGTTGCGCTCGCGAGCGTTCGCGTTGCCGGCGCAATTGAGCTTTTACCTCGCCGGCCACCAGGGCGAACCCAATCGCCCGCCGCATCAACGCAACGTCGTTCGCCTTCGCGCCTCGGACACCGGCGCGGTGCTCGCGGAAGCCTACCCGCCGCGCAACGACACGGCGCAAAAGACCACCTGGGATCTCGCCGCGCATGCGGGCAAGGAAGCCTATCTGGAAGTGACGGATGGCGACGCCGCCGACGCCTGGGCCTGGCTTGCGTTCGGGCGGTTCGATCCGCCCGTGGTTACGTCGCCCTCCGTTGCGCCGGGGGACATCGCGCGCCGCCAGCAGACCGCCGCCGAACTGGCGGGCCGGCTTCGGCTGCCTGTGCTCGCGCAGGTTGAACCGATGGCCCTCCGTTCCGATTACGACGCCGACGCCCGAGTGGCCGCGGCGCGGGCGCTGGCGGCGTTGGATCGTGAGACGGCCGCGAGAGCTTTGCCGCCGGCGCTGACCAATGCCAATCAATCTCTGGCTTTGCGTGAAGGGATCGGCCTGGCGCTGGTGGAAGCGGACTTGCCTTCCGCGCGCGCCGCGGTTGTGACGGCCCTGAAATCAGCGCCGGACCGCGTGCAATTGAAGTGGGCGCTGGCCTTGGCGGCGAATGCCGCGGGCGCAGACGCCTTGCTGCAAGCGGTCGAAGCCGGCCATGCGCCTCCGGTTCTGCTACAAAATCGCGCTTTGAAGGACCGTTTGCTCGCGGCCAACCCGACGGCTTCGTCGCGGTTGGAGAAGCTCACCCAGGGCTTCGCGCCCGCGGATCTCGCGCGAGACCGCTTGCTTGCGCAGCGAGTCCGAGCTTACGCGCCGGCCGCCGCGAATGCCACGGAAGGCCTGCGCGTGTTCGCACTGAACTGCGCCTCTTGCCATCGCGTCGATGGACAGGGCGGATTGATCGGCCCGCAGCTTGATGGCATCGGCAATCGCGGTTTGGAGCGTTTGGTGGAAGATGTCCTGGACACGAACCGCAATGTGGACCGCGCTTTCCGTTCCCACATTCTGAAGCTCAAGGACGGCGAAGTGGTCAGCGGCCTGCCGTGGCGCGAGGAGGGCGAGCTGCTGATTCTTGCCGACTCGGCGGGCAAGGAAGTTTCAGTGCCGAAGAACAACATCGAATCCCGGCGCGAATCGGAAACCTCCTTGATGCCCGAGAATTTCGCCGACGTGATCTCGCCGGAGGATTTCAATCACCTGATGGCTTTTCTGCTTTCACGGCGGGCTGAGCCAAAGCCATGA